A single genomic interval of Centropristis striata isolate RG_2023a ecotype Rhode Island chromosome 8, C.striata_1.0, whole genome shotgun sequence harbors:
- the LOC131977003 gene encoding potassium-transporting ATPase alpha chain 1 codes for MKKEMDIDDHEITIEELESRYNTNVTKGMTTTFARQVLERDGPNELKPPKGTPEYVKFARQLAGGLQCLMWVAACICFIAFGIELARGNVTCFDNLYLAITLIAVVVVTGCFGYYQEFKSTNIIASFKNLVPQQAIVIRDGQKNQINAYQLVVGDLVEIKGGDRVPADIRIITSQGCKVDNSSLTGESEPQTRSPEYTHENPLETRNIAFFSTTCLEGVATGVIINTGDRTIIGRIASLASGVGNEKTPIAIEIEHFVDIIAGLAIFFGFTFFVVAMFIGYAFLEAMIFFMAIVVAYVPEGLLATVTVCLSLTAKRLARKNCVVKNLEAVETLGSTSVICSDKTGTLTQNRMTVAHLWFDNQIHAADTTEDQSGKSFDQSSETWRSVARVASLCNRATFRPDQEGVPIPKRTVVGDASETALLKFTELTIGNVVDYRNRFKKVVEVPFNSTNKFQLSVHELDDPLDLRYLLVMKGAPERILERCSTILIKGQELPLDEQWSEAFQTAYMDLGGLGERVLGFCHVYLNEKEFPRGYRFDSDEMNFTTTGLCFAGLISMIDPPRATVPDAVMKCRTAGIRVVMVTGDHPITAKAIAANVGIISEGSETVEDIAERKRIPVEQVNKRDARACVISGGQLKEMSSDELDEALRDHPEMVFARTSPQQKLIIVESCQRLGSIVAVTGDGVNDSPALKKADIGIAMGIAGSDAAKNAADMILLDDNFASIVTGVEQGRLIFDNLKKSIAYTLTKNIPELTPYLIYITVSVPLPLGCITILFIELATDIFPSVSLAYEKAESDIMHLKPRNPRRDRLVNEALAVYSYFQIGAIQSFAGFTDYFTAMAQEGWFPLMCVGLRSQWEDVHLQDLQDNYGQEWTFSQRLYQEYTCYTVFFVSIEICQISDVLIRKTRRLSVFQQGFFRNRVLVSAIVFQLCLGNLLCYCPGMPNIFNFMPIRVQWWFVPVPYGILIFVYDEIRKLGVRRYPGSKQ; via the exons CTGTACTTGGCCATCACCCTCATTGCTGTTGTCGTGGTAACGGGCTGCTTTGGTTACTACCAAGAATTCAAGAGTACCAACATCATTGCCAGCTTCAAGAATTTGGTGCCGCAG CAAGCCATCGTCATCCGTGATGGCCAAAAAAACCAGATCAACGCCTACCAGTTGGTGGTGGGGGATTTGGTGGAAATCAAAGGAGGGGACAGAGTTCCTGCTGACATTCGCATCATCACTAGTCAGGGCTGCAAG GTGGACAACTCATCACTGACAGGCGAGTCTGAACCACAGACCAGGAGTCCAGAATATACTCATGAGAATCCACTGGAGACCAGAAACATTGCTTTCTTCTCTACAACCTGTCTGGAAG GTGTAGCTACAGGTGTGATCATTAACACAGGAGATCGTACTATCATTGGTCGGATTGCCAGCTTGGCGAGCGGCGTTGGGAATGAGAAGACACCCATTGCAATAGAAATCGAGCATTTTGTTGACATCATTGCCGGCCTCGCAATCTTTTTTGGATTTACCTTCTTTGTGGTTGCCATGTTCATCGGCTATGCCTTCCTGGAGGCCATGATCTTCTTCATGGCTATCGTGGTGGCTTATGTGCCAGAGGGGCTGCTGGCTACAGTCACT gtgtgtctgtctctgactgCTAAGCGACTGGCCAGGAAGAACTGCGTTGTGAAGAACCTGGAGGCTGTGGAGACTTTAG GCTCCACTTCGGTAATCTGCTCTGATAAGACGGGCACCCTGACCCAGAACAGGATGACTGTAGCTCACCTTTGGTTCGACAACCAGATCCACGCTGCTGATACGACTGAAGATCAGTCAG GCAAAAGTTTTGACCAGTCATCAGAAACATGGCGTTCAGTAGCGAGAGTGGCTTCACTGTGTAACAGAGCTACATTCAGACCTGATCAAGAAGGCGTTCCTATTCCTAAG AGGACCGTGGTAGGAGATGCGTCAGAAACAGCTCTGCTGAAGTTCACTGAACTCACTATAGGCAACGTAGTGGACTACCGTAATCGCTTCAAGAAAGTGGTAGAAGTGCCCTTCAACTCCACCAACAAGTTCCAA CTGTCTGTCCATGAACTGGATGATCCTCTGGACCTACGCTACCTGTTGGTGATGAAGGGAGCGCCAGAGCGGATCTTAGAGCGCTGCTCCACCATTCTGATAAAAGGCCAAGAACTGCCTCTGGATGAGCAGTGGAGCGAAGCCTTTCAGACAGCATATATGGACCTGGGAGGACTGGGAGAGAGAGTTCTGG GTTTCTGCCATGTCTATCTGAATGAGAAGGAGTTTCCCCGAGGGTATCGATTCGACTCTGACGAGATGAATTTCACCACAACAGGATTGTGCTTTGCTGGTCTCATCTCAATGATTGACCCCCCGAGAGCCACCGTACCTGATGCAGTGATGAAGTGTCGTACTGCTGGTATCAGG GTTGTAATGGTGACTGGGGACCATCCGATTACAGCAAAGGCCATAGCAGCTAATGTGGGTATCATATCAGAAGGCAGCGAAACAGTGGAAGATATTGCTGAGAGGAAGCGCATACCAGTCGAACAAGTCAACAAGAG GGATGCCCGAGCCTGTGTGATCAGTGGTGGTCAGCTGAAAGAGATGAGCAGTGATGAGCTGGACGAAGCCCTGCGAGACCATCCGGAGATGGTGTTTGCAAGAACATCCCCTCAGCAGAAACTGATTATTGTGGAAAGCTGTCAGCGTCtg GGATCGATCGTGGCCGTGACAGGTGATGGTGTGAACGACTCTCCGGCTCTTAAGAAGGCTGATATCGGTATCGCCATGGGGATCGCTGGGTCAGATGCTGCCAAAAACGCTGCAGACATGATCCTGCTGGACGACAACTTTGCTTCTATTGTCACTGGAGTGGAGCAGG gccGTCTTATCTTTGACAACTTGAAGAAGTCTATTGCCTACACACTAACCAAGAACATTCCTGAGCTGACTCCATATCTGATCTACATCACCGTCAGCGTGCCTCTTCCTCTGGGCTGCATCACTATCCTCTTCATCGAACTGGCCACTGACATT ttcccctctgtctctctggctTATGAGAAAGCAGAGAGTGACATCATGCACCTGAAGCCCAGGAACCCTCGTCGTGATCGTCTGGTGAACGAAGCCCTGGCTGTCTACTCTTATTTCCAGATAG GAGCCATCCAGTCTTTTGCAGGTTTTACAGATTATTTCACAGCCATGGCACAGGAGGGCTGGTTCCCACTGATGTGTGTCGGCCTGCGCTCTCAGTGGGAGGATGTTCATCTTCAAGACTTACAGGACAACTATGGACAAGAATGG ACCTTCAGTCAGAGGTTGTACCAGGAGTACACATGCTACACTGTATTTTTCGTCAGCATAGAGATCTGTCAGATCTCAGATGTGCTGATCAGGAAAACTCGACGTCTGTCTGTGTTCCAGCAAGGCTTCTTCAG GAACCGTGTCCTGGTTTCTGCTATAGTTTTCCAGCTCTGCCTGGGTAATCTGCTGTGTTACTGCCCTGGAATGCCCAATATCTTCAATTTCATGCCCATCAG AGTCCAGTGGTGGTTTGTTCCTGTTCCATACGGTATTTTAATCTTTGTCTATGATGAGATCAGGAAGTTGGGAGTCAGAAGATATCCAGGAAGTAAGCAATGA